ACAGTCAAATCCTGTGTtgtttaagcatatatattgacatattcTTATCAACTTGATATTGTGCATAAACATATATGCATGCCATGGAGTTGAGGCCACCAGTTTTCACCTCGCTTGTTATTTTTTGCATGTACAGATATATTGTTCTAGTTCTAGAATTAGACAATAACTACTTGTAACGTAACTGAGGTGTAGGCGTTTCTTGAgagaaataaattcatatcTATTGTTCTGTCTAAACTAAATTTATGTACtcctctgttttttttatttcaatgcTAGAATAATAAGACCACTGTTTATACAACATGGCATATTTGCATAAACAGTTAAACACTCGTTATttggaattcaaattgaagCCTGAAGgcaaatgtataaaaaaataattgaaatgaatATGTTTGAATTTAATAGGCGTCACAACCGCTTATCTAAAAATatcttgtttttattaaataattgcaGCCTCTTATAAGTTCCTCGCGATGTGTACCAATGGTGTcgttattcaaatatttattattgcaacATGGTGGTTGGAATAAGCATTTATTTTACGTTAGTCACAACTCTGCAGTGTCGTAACCGAGTCAGCATGATTGATTATAAAAGTAATGTGTGATTTGCGATGAGTAcagtttcatttaattattggattttCACAAAGATTCCTTTCCCAACATTATTGATCCCAAGAATCATGTCAATAAAGAAACACTACTCATTTGTACTAGTATTTGTTAGTACTACAACATAAACAAACCATCTGAGGGGCGCTTTTGGAATATTGCTTTGCATATGCAAGTTGAATTTGCATATTAGTATTATGAATATACTCTTACATCTCATACCAGTATTCCATAATTATGGGATGGACCTACATATACTTGCTCACTGACttcataattaaatgcatttaaTCACTGAAAACGTTTTCCATAAAGATTGCTGCCACTGCCATTCTTCACCTTGTGGTAGCTGTGTgtgagagggagagagagagttgcCGATGGCAAACGCTCTCAAATTGCCGGTGGCTGACACCTCCTCTGGTAATTAAACCTCACTTGATCAAGCATCTAGTTTTTTCTCTGCTTTTGATCTTAACTGTTCTTGTCTGTATGATCAGAGAAAGCAACATGGGTGGCCTCTCCATCCCATgccttttatcattttggcaCCAGTGGAGCTGCTGTCGCTGCTGCTTCCAGCATCACTCATCCTTTAggtacatttttttcttaactttTTTCAGCTATGATTATTGGAAGTATGTGATTTTGGTTTATGTTGGGGCGTAGATCTTCTAAAGGTTAGGCTGCAAATGCAAATGGTTGGGCAAAGAGGCCCGTTGATCGGCATGGTGTGTAACTTTGCATCTCTTTTTCTTGGTTAGCTAACAAATTCTTGGACAGTTTGTGATGATGATCCATCTTGTTGTGTAGAGACAACTTGGCTTAAACGTGGTAAAAACTGAAGGACTAAGAGCCTTGTACATGGGATTGACGCCTGGGCTAGTGAGATCGGTTTTTTATGGAGGTCTCCGTCTAGGCTTATACGAACCAACGCTGCGTCTCTCTGAAATGGCTCTTGGATCCCCCAATATCTTGACCAAGGTAGTGGTTGGAGCCTTCTCTGGCGCTCTTGCAACAGCAGTCACCAATCCGGTCGAAGTATTGAAGGTACTGACTGTGATGGATCCATCTCTAAAATCCTTTTCAACTCAATCCCAaccactctttttttttatttgttgttagGTGCGGATGCAGATGGGGAGATTGACGACTAAAGGGCCGTTGCAGGAGCTGCGGAAGATGGCTGCAGATGAGGGCTTGACCGGCTTCTGGAAAGGGGCCGGCCCTGAAATGACCAGAGCTGCTGTCTTCACCGCCTCACAGCTTGCTACTTATGATGAAACCAAGAGGGTTCACTCCTGTTTCTGCCCTATTTACTTTCATTCTCATGCTTTGATGCTCCCTAACATTCTTCCCCCCTCCCTATATATCGCAGCTCGTGATGAGATGGACTTCGCTCCACGATGGATTCTATCTGCATCTCATGTAATTCGCTGCAACCTTGAAGTGTTCTGTTTTCAGTTGTATATAGTTAGTGCCAATACCTCAATTGTTAGTAGTTAACATGCCCCTTTGCACATGATCAGTGCAAGCACCGTGGCTGGGGCTGCGAGCACCATTGCAACGGCACCCATCGATGTGGTCAAGACGAGACTTATGCTTCAACGAGAGTCCAAACTTGTTGGAAACTATAAAAATGGACTTGATTGTGCTTACCAGGTTCTTACCTATTCTGTTTATTAATTGCTTCATTGTACTAtgctagtactactatttattgatgaTCATTTTTTGTGTGGGGTTTCACAGCTTCTAATGAAAGAAGGTCCACGAGGTTTCTACAAGGGGTGagttacataaatatatagcAGTAcaatgtgaaattaaatgttgaACCAATTTGAGTTTGTTATTTGAACTAGGGCGTTTGCATTGTTCACGAGAGTTGGCCCCCAAACAACAATCACCTTCATCCTCTGCGAGCAGCTACGAGAACTCGTGGGACTCAAGGCACTATAATAAATCTTCATATGAGCTGCAGCATCGGCTCGATGGTTTTGTCATCATATACTCTATAATAAATCTTCTTATGAGTTTGTGTTTCTCATTCATTCTCATTTGATGTTGAttagtttttactttttagcgTGTTTTTACATGTATTTTGTATCCAACAGTGGAAGATTGTCAAAACAATAATCTTTAATCCCATACATTTCCATGAGTAAATTCAGTTTAAATCAACATTTGCAGTCTCAAGACTAAACTAAATTATTTGCTATGTTATTTTAAAGTAGCAAACTGCCGTTCAATTTAGATTATAAATCAGCCTAGTTAGATCAACGGTATGTTCTTATTTTAGATAATCATTTATTTGTCATTCAATTAGAGTAATACACAAAACAAGTATATATtgtatcaatttataaaacGAGCTTGTTTGGTCTTCCATCATTGCAAGTTCTCATTTCGTCACAAAATCTTGGATTTCTCACGACCTTTGAATAGCTGAAAAGAATTTctcatttgatttgtttttggtataGCAACAGCTtcaacatttttcattatataatcttcatttgatatttcttgTGACTTGGACTTGTTTATTTCAGTTTATAGcctcaaatttaaataaatttacaataaaacaCAATTTAGCATCAAAcgtgagaaaaaataattgagaatGTGGAAAATACGTTctcatttgatttgttttttgtaTAGCAACAGCttcaacatttttcattttataatcttcatttgatattttttgtgcaCTCGACATGTCCAAGACATAGTCACATGAATGTTGGCTTGtcacatcattttttttaccatcGAAATATTTTGGTTGGGACTATGAATTTCGAAAGAAATTAGTAGTAGAATAAatttggtactccctccgtcccacatttatagttaCATTTAGTtagggcacgagttttaaggaattgatggagtgtgtaattaatgaagtgagatggaggagtgtgtaataaatgaagtgagatggaagAGTGaaatggtggagtgtgtaataaataaagtgagatgaaggagtgtgtaataaattaagtgagttggttgaaagtgactttttggttttttatttttattttggtttatttttgtgttgataatgacatttaggtgtaattttagtgaataatggggtaaaattttatgaccaaatatgaaaaattttaaatgtgactataaatgtgagacggacttttatgacaaaatgtaactataaaactgggacggggggagtaataaataatactccttcacCACGTTGCGAAAACGTGAGAAATATTATGCATATAAAAAATTCCAACAATAAAACTTCGCCCGTCAAAAAGGACTCGAATTCGATGCAACTTCAATAATTTCGTCTGCAAAAAAGATTGAATCCCTCCAAATTGGCAATGTCGAACTCTTCCTCCTCCCCTGGTAAATCTGCGTTaatatttttcgaaaatttgaTTGAAAGTC
The nucleotide sequence above comes from Salvia hispanica cultivar TCC Black 2014 chromosome 5, UniMelb_Shisp_WGS_1.0, whole genome shotgun sequence. Encoded proteins:
- the LOC125188344 gene encoding mitochondrial substrate carrier family protein ucpB-like — its product is MANALKLPVADTSSEKATWVASPSHAFYHFGTSGAAVAAASSITHPLDLLKVRLQMQMVGQRGPLIGMRQLGLNVVKTEGLRALYMGLTPGLVRSVFYGGLRLGLYEPTLRLSEMALGSPNILTKVVVGAFSGALATAVTNPVEVLKVRMQMGRLTTKGPLQELRKMAADEGLTGFWKGAGPEMTRAAVFTASQLATYDETKRLVMRWTSLHDGFYLHLIASTVAGAASTIATAPIDVVKTRLMLQRESKLVGNYKNGLDCAYQLLMKEGPRGFYKGAFALFTRVGPQTTITFILCEQLRELVGLKAL